In Cyanobium sp. WAJ14-Wanaka, a single genomic region encodes these proteins:
- a CDS encoding nucleotidyltransferase family protein, producing the protein MSKPLRALLLAAGLGTRLRPLTLQTPKCLVPLGGEPLLGLWLRKLEQAGCEAALINTHYLAEQVDAYLQSWQSPKMAVRTVHEPELLGTAGTLLAHQAFFEGATGLLIHADNAMAAGLAEFLTAHENRQPECLLTMLTFQSDRPSSCGIVQTNGQGVVVAFHEKVQDPPGSVANGALYAFDPAFFDVLSLMAPTPNDFSTEVIPALMGRIQTCPTDQPYLDIGTLEALEQAQKLWRSQ; encoded by the coding sequence ATGAGTAAGCCCCTGCGCGCCCTGTTGTTGGCTGCAGGGCTTGGCACTCGCCTGCGCCCCCTCACCTTGCAAACCCCTAAGTGCTTGGTGCCCCTTGGTGGTGAACCCCTGCTGGGGCTTTGGCTGCGCAAGCTGGAGCAGGCGGGCTGCGAGGCGGCCTTGATCAACACCCATTACCTAGCTGAGCAGGTGGATGCCTATCTTCAGAGCTGGCAAAGCCCAAAGATGGCAGTGCGCACCGTGCACGAGCCCGAACTGCTCGGCACTGCTGGCACCTTGCTTGCCCATCAGGCTTTTTTTGAAGGCGCAACGGGGCTATTGATCCATGCCGATAACGCCATGGCTGCGGGCTTGGCGGAATTTCTGACTGCCCACGAAAATCGCCAACCCGAATGCCTGCTCACCATGCTCACCTTCCAGAGCGATCGGCCCAGCAGCTGCGGGATTGTGCAGACCAACGGGCAAGGCGTGGTCGTAGCTTTCCATGAGAAGGTGCAGGACCCACCGGGTTCCGTTGCCAATGGGGCCCTCTATGCCTTTGACCCCGCCTTCTTCGACGTGCTTTCTCTAATGGCTCCCACACCAAACGACTTCAGTACCGAGGTGATTCCAGCTCTGATGGGCCGCATCCAAACCTGCCCCACTGACCAGCCCTATCTCGATATCGGCACCCTTGAAGCCCTCGAGCAAGCCCAGAAGCTATGGAGATCCCAGTGA
- a CDS encoding SIS domain-containing protein: MEIPVIAASTQTSFAQAATSYLQRLQGCFNAETLGAIETLAGELRLAWIEGRQVFICGNGGSAANALHLANDFIYGIGACGLGPKLPGLRVEALPANAGVITCLANDTGYANIYSYQLEVKARKGDLVIVLSGSGNSANVVRALETAKTLKMRSFAILAFNGGRCLELADVPIHFPIEDMQIAEDTQLVVGHLCMQWLNTNKPSQIER; the protein is encoded by the coding sequence ATGGAGATCCCAGTGATAGCTGCCAGCACCCAAACCAGCTTTGCCCAGGCGGCAACCAGCTACCTGCAGCGGCTGCAGGGCTGTTTCAATGCGGAAACGCTTGGTGCCATTGAAACCCTTGCAGGAGAGCTGCGCTTGGCCTGGATTGAGGGCCGCCAGGTGTTTATTTGTGGCAACGGCGGCAGCGCCGCCAATGCCCTGCACCTAGCCAACGATTTCATCTACGGCATCGGCGCCTGCGGGCTTGGCCCCAAGCTGCCGGGCTTGAGGGTGGAGGCACTGCCTGCAAATGCTGGAGTAATCACCTGCCTGGCCAATGACACCGGCTATGCCAACATTTATAGTTATCAGCTTGAAGTGAAAGCCCGCAAGGGTGATCTGGTTATTGTGCTTTCAGGTAGCGGCAATTCTGCAAATGTGGTGCGCGCCCTAGAGACTGCTAAAACATTAAAGATGAGAAGTTTTGCTATCCTGGCCTTCAATGGGGGGCGATGTCTGGAATTGGCTGATGTGCCGATTCATTTCCCTATCGAAGATATGCAGATTGCAGAGGATACCCAGCTGGTGGTGGGTCATTTGTGTATGCAATGGCTAAACACCAACAAGCCCTCCCAAATTGAGCGATAA
- a CDS encoding class I SAM-dependent methyltransferase has protein sequence MAEIDFMGVLHKSTQRDYLARVNDPDYPKAKAAELAKQFDHDYWDGDRRICYGGYRYMEGRWEKVARALVDHYQLPENPKILDIGCGKGFLLYDFLKVIPGAEIYGIDLSPYAIANSKEEIRDRLQVGNATQLPWPDDHFDLVISINTLHCLHAQDLHPALCEMERVGKEHKYLCVESWRNQAEKANLLYWQVTCEAFNTPEAWHWWFKQTCYSGDHSFIYFE, from the coding sequence ATGGCAGAAATTGATTTCATGGGCGTGCTGCACAAAAGCACCCAGCGTGACTACTTGGCCCGAGTGAATGACCCGGATTACCCAAAGGCAAAGGCAGCAGAGCTAGCCAAGCAATTCGACCACGACTACTGGGATGGTGATCGACGCATCTGCTACGGCGGCTATCGCTACATGGAAGGCCGTTGGGAAAAAGTGGCCCGGGCCTTGGTGGATCACTACCAACTACCTGAAAATCCGAAGATTTTAGATATTGGCTGTGGTAAAGGATTTTTGCTTTACGACTTTCTGAAGGTAATTCCGGGTGCTGAGATCTACGGAATTGATCTATCCCCCTATGCCATTGCCAATAGCAAGGAGGAGATTCGCGATCGGCTTCAGGTGGGCAATGCAACCCAGCTGCCTTGGCCTGATGATCATTTTGACTTAGTGATCTCAATTAATACCCTTCACTGTCTGCATGCCCAAGACTTGCACCCAGCTCTTTGCGAGATGGAGCGAGTAGGGAAAGAGCACAAATACCTTTGTGTTGAGAGCTGGCGCAACCAGGCGGAGAAGGCCAATCTGCTTTATTGGCAGGTAACCTGCGAAGCCTTTAACACTCCAGAGGCTTGGCATTGGTGGTTTAAGCAAACCTGCTACAGCGGCGATCACTCCTTTATTTATTTCGAGTGA
- a CDS encoding zinc-binding dehydrogenase, with translation MVAQRQPLVVDTIELPAELDVGQVFVQIQVSGICGSQLGEIDGVKGADRFLPHLMGHEGCGSVLAVGPGVKHVAAGDRVVLHWRPGAGIQADPPKYRWRGEPLNAGWVTTFNRHTVVSENRCTKVPAHINPDAAALFGCAITTGFGVVENNAQLKLGESVVVFGAGGIGLNIVQAAALLSASAIIAVDRFDSRLELASELGATHCINSSQVDPESEISKALAGQPLGDQPLDVFIDNTGVPEVIELGYRLTHRQGRVILVGVPRAGSAVNLNTLPLHFGKLLTGSHGGESEPARDIPRYLRLLEQGRLRLDRFVSARYPLEEINTAIDAMRNGSTAGRVMIEL, from the coding sequence TTGGTTGCCCAGCGTCAGCCCCTGGTGGTGGACACCATCGAGCTGCCAGCTGAGCTTGATGTGGGCCAGGTGTTTGTGCAGATCCAGGTGAGCGGCATCTGTGGGTCCCAGCTCGGTGAGATCGATGGGGTGAAGGGCGCTGATCGCTTCTTGCCCCACCTAATGGGCCATGAGGGCTGCGGCAGTGTTTTGGCAGTGGGCCCTGGGGTGAAGCATGTGGCCGCTGGCGACAGGGTGGTGCTGCATTGGCGCCCTGGGGCTGGGATTCAGGCTGACCCCCCTAAATATCGTTGGCGCGGCGAGCCCCTTAATGCCGGCTGGGTCACCACCTTCAATCGTCATACGGTGGTGAGTGAAAACCGCTGCACGAAGGTGCCAGCCCACATCAACCCCGATGCCGCAGCGCTGTTTGGCTGTGCCATCACCACCGGTTTTGGCGTAGTGGAAAACAATGCCCAGTTGAAGCTGGGCGAATCAGTGGTGGTGTTTGGTGCCGGCGGCATCGGCCTCAACATCGTGCAGGCTGCAGCGCTGCTATCAGCCTCTGCAATCATTGCAGTTGATCGCTTCGACAGCCGACTGGAGCTAGCCAGTGAGCTTGGAGCCACCCACTGCATCAATAGCAGCCAGGTTGATCCCGAATCTGAAATCAGTAAGGCTCTGGCAGGCCAGCCCCTGGGCGATCAGCCCCTTGACGTTTTTATCGACAACACAGGCGTGCCAGAGGTGATTGAGCTTGGTTATCGCCTCACCCACCGCCAGGGGCGGGTGATTTTGGTGGGGGTGCCCCGGGCCGGCAGCGCCGTAAACCTCAATACGCTGCCGCTGCATTTCGGCAAACTGCTCACGGGCTCCCATGGGGGTGAGAGCGAGCCCGCCCGCGATATCCCCCGCTATCTGCGTCTGCTGGAGCAGGGCCGCCTCAGGCTTGATCGCTTCGTGAGTGCCCGTTATCCGCTGGAGGAGATCAACACGGCCATCGATGCGATGCGCAATGGCTCCACCGCAGGCCGCGTGATGATTGAGCTGTGA
- a CDS encoding PfkB family carbohydrate kinase produces the protein MLPLAQATEWQGCVLAYGHFSTIHPGHIRYLRHARSLGKQLVVALIGDGSAGQPNSYPFSQHERAEALGLLGIADLIVPLEGDDLAAAIRQLQPEMLVLGTELEGSARLEQPLALLRAQGGKVQFHAGDVQYASSELLNSTEQDLKRQRQVQFKAACRRQGLSRDDLLSSMQCWPNTRLIVLGDTIVDQYVACEAIGMSAEAPVVVVRELAKRNFIGAAAVVAAHIRSLGAQCDLVSVVGQDSTAELVQRELLAQGIGNGLTRDPSRPTTFKKRYVVENQKLFRVSRLEQHNLDSAIEEQVIAQLESLAPQAQGIVVSDFVYGVVTPMVLKVVADLAQRHGLMLFGDLQCSSQVGSISRFQHFSLLCPNERELRLALQDKDSGLENLSQLLLESTSCERLLVKLAAEGFIAYDRDSQGKLTSQPFPALSVNPLDVAGAGDSVLAVMATGLASGQAMMATAALACCMASLAVQTMGNTPIPAGALKANLEEVLEP, from the coding sequence ATGTTGCCGCTTGCTCAAGCGACTGAATGGCAGGGCTGTGTGCTCGCCTACGGCCACTTCAGCACCATCCATCCCGGCCATATCCGCTATCTGCGCCATGCTCGCAGCCTGGGTAAACAGCTTGTGGTGGCCTTGATCGGCGATGGATCAGCTGGCCAACCCAACTCCTACCCATTTAGTCAGCACGAGCGAGCAGAAGCCCTGGGCCTGCTGGGTATCGCCGATTTAATCGTGCCGCTCGAGGGTGATGACCTCGCTGCTGCCATCAGGCAGTTGCAGCCAGAAATGCTGGTGTTGGGCACCGAGCTTGAGGGCTCAGCCAGGCTTGAGCAGCCCCTGGCTCTTTTGCGGGCCCAGGGCGGCAAGGTGCAATTCCATGCCGGAGATGTGCAATACGCCAGTAGCGAACTGCTCAATAGCACTGAGCAAGATCTAAAGCGCCAGCGCCAGGTCCAATTCAAGGCAGCCTGCCGCCGCCAGGGGCTCAGCAGGGATGATCTGCTGAGCTCGATGCAGTGCTGGCCCAACACCAGGCTGATCGTGCTGGGGGACACGATTGTGGATCAATACGTGGCCTGCGAAGCCATCGGCATGAGCGCTGAGGCACCGGTGGTGGTGGTGCGCGAGCTGGCTAAACGCAACTTCATTGGTGCGGCCGCCGTGGTGGCGGCGCACATCCGCTCCCTTGGGGCCCAATGCGATTTGGTGTCGGTGGTGGGCCAAGACAGCACCGCTGAATTGGTGCAGCGCGAGCTGCTGGCCCAGGGCATCGGCAACGGCCTCACCCGCGATCCATCTCGACCCACCACCTTTAAGAAGCGCTATGTGGTGGAAAACCAGAAGTTGTTCCGGGTTAGCCGGCTGGAGCAGCACAACCTGGATTCAGCCATTGAAGAGCAGGTGATCGCCCAGTTGGAAAGCCTGGCGCCCCAGGCCCAGGGCATCGTGGTGTCTGATTTTGTCTATGGGGTGGTGACACCCATGGTGCTGAAGGTGGTGGCGGATCTGGCCCAGCGCCATGGGCTGATGCTGTTTGGCGATCTGCAATGCAGCAGCCAGGTGGGTTCGATTAGCCGTTTCCAGCACTTTTCCCTGCTCTGCCCCAATGAACGGGAACTGCGCCTAGCCCTCCAAGACAAAGACAGTGGCCTTGAAAACCTCAGCCAGCTGCTGCTGGAAAGCACCAGTTGCGAGCGATTGTTAGTGAAGCTTGCCGCCGAAGGCTTCATTGCCTACGACCGCGACTCCCAGGGCAAGTTGACCAGCCAGCCTTTCCCGGCCCTTTCTGTTAATCCCCTTGATGTGGCAGGAGCGGGCGATTCGGTGTTGGCGGTGATGGCCACGGGCCTGGCCAGCGGCCAGGCGATGATGGCTACGGCCGCACTGGCTTGCTGTATGGCTTCCTTAGCCGTGCAAACGATGGGAAATACACCAATTCCTGCCGGTGCTCTAAAAGCCAACCTGGAGGAGGTATTGGAGCCATGA
- a CDS encoding NAD(P)-dependent oxidoreductase, with protein MNSKKILVIGSNSFSGSHFVAEALRGGHQVWATSRSRELDPVFLPYLWLDPARGEPLANQANFSFQAIDLNSQLSQLLELVDRVQPSHVVNFAAQGMVAESWFNPTHWYRTNVVSQVALHDALRQRPFLEKYLHVTTPEVYGSTDGGWIREHNQFAPSTPYAVSRAACDLHLHSFQKAYGFPVVFTRAANVYGPGQQLYRIIPRALLSARTGKPMQLHGGGYSERCFIHISDVVRATLQLALEAEPGSTWHLSTQEPISIRDLVERICQRCGVAFDSVVEESGERLGKDQSYLLDSTAIREKFGWSDQVRLDEGFSETLAWVDSHLDQLQTLPWTYQHKV; from the coding sequence ATGAATAGCAAAAAGATCCTGGTGATCGGCAGCAACAGCTTCAGTGGCTCCCACTTTGTGGCAGAAGCCCTGCGGGGAGGCCATCAGGTTTGGGCCACAAGCCGATCAAGGGAGCTAGATCCTGTCTTCCTGCCCTATCTCTGGCTTGATCCGGCTAGAGGGGAGCCCCTGGCCAATCAGGCAAATTTCAGCTTTCAGGCGATCGATCTCAACAGCCAGCTCAGCCAGCTGCTGGAGCTGGTTGATCGGGTGCAGCCATCCCATGTGGTGAACTTTGCCGCCCAGGGGATGGTGGCAGAAAGCTGGTTTAACCCAACCCACTGGTATCGCACCAATGTGGTGAGCCAGGTTGCCCTGCATGACGCCCTGAGGCAGCGGCCATTCTTGGAAAAATACCTGCACGTGACCACCCCTGAGGTGTATGGCAGCACCGATGGGGGCTGGATCCGGGAACACAATCAGTTCGCCCCCAGCACCCCCTATGCCGTAAGTAGGGCGGCCTGCGATCTACATCTCCATAGCTTCCAGAAGGCCTATGGTTTCCCGGTGGTATTCACCCGGGCCGCGAATGTGTATGGCCCCGGCCAGCAGCTGTACCGGATCATCCCCAGGGCCTTGCTCAGCGCCCGCACCGGCAAACCAATGCAGCTCCATGGCGGCGGCTATTCCGAGCGTTGTTTCATCCACATCAGTGATGTGGTGAGGGCCACCCTCCAGCTGGCTCTGGAAGCGGAGCCGGGCAGCACTTGGCACCTATCCACCCAGGAGCCGATCAGCATCCGCGATTTGGTGGAACGGATCTGCCAGCGCTGTGGCGTGGCATTTGATTCCGTGGTGGAAGAGAGTGGTGAGAGACTTGGTAAAGACCAAAGCTATCTGCTCGACAGCACTGCGATCCGTGAAAAGTTTGGCTGGAGCGATCAGGTGAGGCTTGATGAGGGCTTCAGCGAAACCCTGGCCTGGGTGGATTCCCACCTCGACCAACTCCAAACCCTTCCCTGGACCTACCAACACAAAGTATGA
- a CDS encoding NAD(P)-dependent oxidoreductase: protein MKLLVTGGCGYKGSVLVPLLLADGHQVVSVDTQWFGNYLPNHPGLTNLCLDIRNTDAIPLEGVEAIIHLANIANDPAVELNPTLSWEVNVLAGQQLADRAVRAGVKQFIFASSGSVYGVKDEPNVTEDLPLVPISVYNKTKMVAERVFLSYRDQMQVHCIRPATVCGVSPRMRLDVSVNMLSYQALKNGKITVFGGDQTRPNIHIQDIANVYRHFLANSGIESGCYNAGFENISILDIAEQVKSKIGAEIVVSASNDPRSYRQDSSKLIATGFKQAHSVADAIEEIAEAFAQNMLPDGDQCYTVKWMRHLQF from the coding sequence ATGAAACTTCTAGTTACGGGTGGCTGCGGCTACAAAGGTTCGGTGCTGGTGCCGCTGCTTCTGGCAGATGGCCATCAGGTGGTGAGCGTGGATACCCAGTGGTTTGGAAACTATCTGCCAAATCATCCTGGCCTTACCAACCTCTGCCTAGACATTCGCAACACAGACGCTATCCCGCTTGAGGGTGTGGAGGCGATCATTCACTTGGCCAACATTGCCAACGATCCTGCAGTGGAGCTCAACCCCACCCTGAGCTGGGAGGTGAACGTGCTGGCGGGTCAGCAGTTGGCCGATCGGGCGGTGCGTGCAGGCGTAAAACAGTTTATTTTTGCCAGCTCCGGCAGCGTGTATGGGGTCAAAGACGAGCCAAATGTGACAGAGGATCTACCGCTGGTGCCGATCTCTGTTTACAACAAAACCAAAATGGTGGCCGAGCGCGTATTCCTCTCATATAGGGATCAAATGCAGGTGCATTGCATTCGCCCGGCGACCGTATGCGGAGTGTCGCCTCGGATGAGGCTAGATGTGAGTGTGAACATGCTTAGTTATCAGGCTCTCAAGAATGGCAAGATTACGGTATTTGGAGGTGACCAAACCCGGCCCAATATCCATATTCAGGATATTGCCAATGTATATCGCCATTTTCTGGCCAATTCTGGGATTGAAAGTGGCTGTTACAACGCTGGTTTTGAAAATATCTCGATCCTTGATATTGCAGAGCAGGTTAAAAGTAAGATTGGCGCAGAAATTGTGGTTAGCGCTTCTAATGATCCCCGTTCCTATCGCCAGGATTCCAGCAAGCTAATCGCCACGGGTTTCAAGCAAGCCCATTCCGTGGCTGATGCGATTGAAGAAATCGCCGAAGCCTTTGCTCAAAATATGCTTCCTGATGGCGATCAGTGCTACACCGTGAAATGGATGCGGCATTTGCAATTCTAA
- a CDS encoding thiamine pyrophosphate-dependent enzyme, which yields MTRIRMVEEEIARRYPEQEMRCPVHLSIGQEAAAVGMCSALQPTDWAFSGHRNHAHYLAKGGNLKAMLAEIYGKATGCCGGRGGSMHLSDQACGFIGATPIVGSTVPIAVGAALTAKREGRGRVVVVFLGDGAMETGVVHESLNFATLKSLPILFACENNLYSVYSPLEVRQPKHRSISGLAAGHGINTVRLDGNDVENIYAKAASAVAEIRKGNGPVFMELSTYRWLEHCGPGYDNNIGYRTEDEFQEWKLRDPLQVVRRQSSVELKTEEISLIHGEIQEAFKAAISDPFPSPDSEVLHVYAPPNTCEPAPPRGDRQITYAEALREAQDMCLAKYENSYLMGLGVPDPKGIFGTTIGLQEKFGSDRVFDIPLSENAMTGVAIGSAITGMRPILTHQRLDFALVSIDQIVNQAAKWHYMFNGAMSVPFVIRMIIGRGWGQGPQHSQSLHAWFAHIPGLKVVMPSTPYEAKGLLIGAIEDDSPVIFLENRWLHSTKGMVPVNHYSLELGKCRIATYGTDITLVSHSYGTIECLAAATELFKYNISAEVIDMRSMNPIDYDAISLSVAKTHRLLVVDHAESTCGICSEIISVISETLYSTLVSPPKRLSFPAYPCPTSHKLSINYYITSRDIVHSVLSSFGRTTDYRVPTAPDFMTSHDQPNPLYIGPF from the coding sequence ATGACACGGATCCGGATGGTTGAAGAAGAAATAGCAAGAAGATATCCGGAGCAGGAAATGCGCTGCCCTGTTCATTTAAGTATTGGTCAAGAAGCTGCAGCAGTAGGTATGTGCTCTGCTCTTCAACCAACTGACTGGGCATTTTCAGGTCATCGCAATCATGCCCATTATTTGGCAAAAGGTGGAAATCTCAAGGCTATGTTGGCTGAGATTTATGGCAAAGCCACCGGCTGCTGTGGCGGCAGGGGCGGTTCAATGCACCTTAGCGACCAAGCCTGTGGATTTATTGGAGCCACTCCAATAGTAGGCAGCACTGTCCCGATTGCAGTTGGTGCTGCTCTTACTGCTAAACGTGAGGGCAGGGGAAGGGTTGTGGTTGTATTTTTAGGCGATGGTGCAATGGAGACAGGTGTTGTTCATGAAAGCCTAAATTTTGCTACATTGAAAAGCCTACCAATCCTTTTTGCCTGTGAGAATAATTTGTATTCCGTCTACTCACCGCTAGAGGTTAGGCAACCCAAGCATAGGTCTATTTCAGGTCTTGCAGCTGGGCATGGCATTAATACAGTGCGGCTGGATGGAAATGATGTTGAAAATATTTACGCGAAGGCTGCCTCTGCCGTTGCTGAGATTCGAAAAGGAAATGGGCCTGTATTTATGGAACTTTCTACTTATCGCTGGCTGGAACACTGTGGGCCAGGTTACGACAACAATATTGGTTATCGCACTGAAGATGAATTTCAGGAATGGAAGCTACGTGATCCGCTTCAAGTAGTCAGGCGCCAATCATCTGTTGAGCTGAAGACAGAGGAGATTAGTTTGATTCATGGAGAAATCCAGGAAGCTTTTAAGGCGGCAATTAGCGACCCGTTTCCTAGTCCTGATTCGGAAGTCCTTCATGTTTATGCACCACCAAATACTTGCGAGCCAGCACCACCGCGAGGTGATCGTCAGATTACATACGCAGAAGCTCTGCGCGAAGCCCAAGACATGTGCTTAGCCAAGTATGAAAATAGCTACTTGATGGGTCTTGGAGTGCCCGATCCTAAAGGAATATTTGGTACAACAATTGGTCTGCAGGAAAAGTTTGGAAGCGATCGTGTCTTTGATATTCCGTTATCAGAGAATGCCATGACTGGTGTAGCGATCGGCAGCGCTATTACGGGAATGCGCCCTATCCTGACACATCAGCGCCTCGACTTTGCCCTTGTTTCCATTGATCAGATTGTTAATCAAGCTGCAAAATGGCATTACATGTTTAATGGGGCAATGAGTGTGCCTTTTGTTATTCGAATGATTATTGGACGCGGTTGGGGCCAGGGTCCTCAGCACAGCCAAAGCCTGCATGCATGGTTTGCCCATATACCTGGCTTAAAAGTCGTAATGCCTTCAACACCGTATGAGGCCAAAGGTCTTCTTATTGGGGCGATCGAAGACGACAGCCCTGTTATTTTTTTGGAAAACAGGTGGCTTCATTCAACTAAGGGAATGGTACCCGTCAATCACTATAGCCTTGAACTTGGCAAGTGTCGTATTGCAACCTACGGAACAGATATTACCCTTGTCAGCCATAGCTATGGTACAATCGAGTGCCTTGCAGCGGCGACTGAGCTTTTTAAGTATAATATTAGTGCCGAGGTAATTGACATGCGTAGCATGAATCCAATCGATTATGATGCAATCTCACTATCTGTGGCCAAAACTCATAGGCTCTTAGTGGTTGATCACGCTGAGTCAACATGCGGGATATGCTCAGAAATAATCTCTGTCATTTCCGAAACGCTATATTCGACTCTTGTTTCTCCTCCTAAGCGCCTAAGCTTTCCGGCTTATCCCTGCCCCACATCTCATAAATTATCCATTAACTATTATATCACATCCCGAGATATTGTTCATTCTGTATTAAGCTCATTTGGCCGCACTACTGATTATCGTGTTCCTACAGCGCCTGATTTCATGACAAGTCACGATCAACCTAACCCTCTTTATATTGGACCATTCTAG
- a CDS encoding transketolase family protein — MKQFPTDMKSAFPYAVESIGLLSDKLVVVVGDIGHSALQGFANEYPNRYYNLGILEPTLVSVCAGLSKEGYIPLGHTIAPFIAERSLEQIKLDFCYHSLPGNLITVGSAFDYSTLGCTHHCYTDLALLSSYPNTEACYPSSPNELVSLLAQRYDSTKLTYYRMSRASHGVNFAEVSFGKNILVKAGEDITLLASGPQLKTALELSSLLESQGLTADVLYCHTYKPFDVASLTESVAKTGRLFVIEEHIYSGGLSSTALLAAVKAVPSLRFDCHCIPDLFIRKYGKYSEICEGLGFSSTSLYSKVVSLIR, encoded by the coding sequence ATGAAGCAATTCCCAACCGACATGAAATCTGCGTTTCCATATGCAGTCGAGTCTATAGGTTTACTGAGTGACAAACTAGTTGTGGTTGTTGGTGACATCGGCCACTCCGCTTTACAAGGATTTGCGAATGAATACCCCAACCGTTATTATAATCTTGGCATTCTTGAGCCAACTCTCGTATCTGTTTGTGCTGGGCTTTCCAAAGAAGGCTATATACCATTGGGTCATACTATTGCCCCATTTATCGCAGAGCGCAGCCTTGAGCAAATAAAGCTCGACTTTTGCTATCATTCGCTCCCAGGAAACCTTATTACAGTAGGTAGTGCTTTTGATTATTCAACTCTAGGATGTACCCATCATTGCTATACAGATCTTGCTCTATTGTCTTCCTACCCCAATACTGAGGCCTGCTACCCAAGTTCGCCTAATGAACTTGTCTCGCTCCTTGCTCAGAGATATGACTCCACTAAGCTTACTTACTATCGTATGAGCAGGGCATCGCATGGCGTAAACTTCGCGGAAGTTTCTTTCGGTAAGAATATCTTAGTTAAAGCTGGCGAAGACATAACTCTTTTGGCCTCAGGGCCTCAGCTTAAGACAGCACTTGAACTCTCTTCTCTGCTTGAATCTCAAGGACTTACCGCTGATGTCCTTTATTGCCATACTTACAAACCTTTTGACGTTGCTTCGCTTACAGAGTCAGTTGCCAAGACTGGTAGACTCTTTGTAATTGAAGAACATATTTATTCAGGAGGGCTTTCATCCACAGCGCTTCTTGCTGCGGTAAAAGCTGTTCCATCTCTTAGGTTTGACTGCCATTGCATTCCAGATCTTTTTATCAGGAAATACGGTAAGTACTCCGAGATTTGTGAAGGCCTAGGTTTTTCTTCTACTTCACTTTACTCAAAAGTGGTTTCACTAATACGCTAA
- a CDS encoding SDR family oxidoreductase: MTQKTIIISASSDIGFALTNFWLHKQHEIIGTYRTKSKKLNSLQELGLKLVYCDLSSPDMSKSIAQLQDLSADWDNLILCPGVQDPVGPFLATNFDSWRESININFISQMNIIHSLLPFRRQDASRSSAVLLFAGGGTNSATVNYSSYTLSKIALVKACELLDAEVTDTRFTILGPGWVKTKIHQSTIDAGPALAGSNYQKTLDKLSSNECNPMSRVVDCCQWALNQPRAIIGGRNISVVFDSWGSPELDNELSSHPEMYKLRRSGNSFDPSS, encoded by the coding sequence ATGACTCAAAAGACCATTATCATCTCTGCTTCCAGTGATATCGGATTTGCACTTACAAACTTTTGGCTCCACAAGCAGCATGAAATTATTGGTACTTATCGTACAAAATCAAAAAAACTAAACTCTCTTCAGGAACTTGGACTCAAACTCGTTTATTGCGACCTTTCCTCGCCAGATATGTCCAAATCCATAGCTCAGCTTCAGGATCTATCTGCAGACTGGGATAATCTCATCTTGTGTCCTGGAGTTCAAGACCCTGTAGGACCTTTCCTTGCGACTAACTTTGATTCGTGGCGAGAGTCAATAAACATTAATTTTATTAGTCAAATGAATATTATACATTCTTTATTACCATTTAGGCGACAGGATGCATCAAGGTCTTCAGCGGTTCTCTTATTTGCAGGAGGAGGAACCAATAGTGCCACCGTTAATTATTCTTCGTATACTCTTTCTAAGATAGCTCTTGTCAAGGCTTGCGAGCTCCTGGATGCCGAAGTTACGGATACTCGCTTTACAATACTGGGACCAGGATGGGTCAAAACCAAGATACACCAATCTACAATCGATGCTGGCCCTGCTCTTGCAGGTAGTAATTATCAAAAAACTCTTGACAAGCTCTCTAGTAATGAGTGCAATCCAATGTCAAGAGTGGTTGATTGTTGCCAGTGGGCACTTAATCAGCCACGTGCTATTATCGGAGGTCGCAATATCAGTGTTGTTTTTGATTCATGGGGGAGTCCGGAACTTGACAATGAATTATCAAGTCATCCTGAGATGTATAAGCTTCGCCGAAGTGGCAATAGCTTTGATCCCAGCTCATGA